GGGAGACCCCATTCGTTTGGTACACTGGCGCAGTAGCGCTCGCTATGGGGAACTGCGGGTGCGAGAATTGGAAACCTTTACCAGCGGTCAGGAGACTGTGGTTTGTCTGGATACCCAAAGCGATCGCTGGCAAGCAGAAGATTTTGAGCAAGCGGTCATTGCGGCTGCGTCTCTCTATTTTTACGCACGCCGCCGTCAAATGGGTATCGGTTTGTGGACAGCGGCGACAGGGATGGTTCGCAGCGATCGCGCGGTTCTGGAAACCCTGGCAGCTACCGATTTTGCCCAACCCCAAAATAATCATCATGTCTTGCCCTCGTTGCCGGTGATATGGTTGAGTGCCAATCCCCACAGCCTAGCAACGTTACCCACGGGTAGCCGCTGGTTGCTGTGGCTGTCTGTGCCCATGGATACTCCTGTTCATTTGGATTTGCCTGGCAAGCAAATGACCCCTGAAACTTCTCTAGAAAAGCAATTACAATTGCCGATATAAAAATTTCCTCGGTATTTACGCAAACTTATTTTGACAGCTCGTTATGAACAGCGAATCTTCCCTTCCCGCCGCCTTTTGGCAAGGTGTCGCAGAATTCAACCAAGGAGAATATTACGCTTGCCACGATACCCTAGAAGAATTGTGGATGGAAGCAACCGAACCCAACAAAACGTTTTACCAGGGGATTTTGCAACTTTCAGTTTCTTTGTATCACTTACACAATGAAAATTTACGCGGTGCCGCCATTTTGTTAGGAGAAAGTATCAAACGCCTGCAAAATTACGAACCCAACTACGAAGGCGTGGAGGTGGATCGCCTGTTGGAGGAGAGCGCGGAAATGTTATCTTTTTTGCAGCACACCGATCCAGAAACAATTTTTCAACATCCCGAAAATTGGCAACTGCCTCGGATTGCCACGCAATAAAAAAATACAACTGTTTTTGATTTCTCCGTGCATTTGCGCTGGTTCCCTCGTTTGTATGTATCTTTTTGTCATTGTCGTTGTCTAGAAATAGCCAAAAGCCAGTTTTATGACGCCAAAAACCACTCCCCCATCCCAATCTGCCAAATCCCCATTACATCCGGTTCTCAAATCCGCTTTGGAGAGTTTGGATATCGATTTGGAAATGGAACTCAAACGCTATCGCCGCTATCGATCTGGCAAGCCGGTTCCCACCGTTCGCAGTTTGGGCAGCTACCAATCTTCTTCGACCCCTGCCATTGGCATATCCACAGCTACCACTGCCGAGTCTCTGGTGGTTACTGGTGAGGATACCGCTTACCAGCAAAGCGATCGCGCTTCCCAAAAAAGTTTGGCGGCGACAACGGAGGAGGTTTCTGATGCTAGCCACACAGAGGCACAGAGTTCTGCTGGAGACAGTACAGACGTACAAGAAAACAGCGATTCTGAACGCGCTCCCACCAGTCTAGAAGCCCTATCTTTGCCGAATAGCAACTTGGAAAAGCGAGAAAAAGATCGCCATAACCATCCTGGAGATGGTTTTGATGCCGGCTTTGCCAGCAATGAAGGCTTTGTCACCGAAGACGATAGCTTAGGAACAGAAGATTATTTGTCATCTTCCCAAGAATTGCTGCGGAATTTAGAGCCACCAGAGTCGGAAGGGAATTCTGCGCGAAAAGAACCAACCAAGCGAGCGGATGCCACGCCATCTCGCAGCAGTTGGGGAGGTGTTTGGTTGGTGTTGTTGCTGCTGGCAGGGGGTGCGATCGCCTATCTTTGGCAAAACCCACAACTGGCAGCGCGCCTGCAAGTGCGGCGGTTTTTCCCCAATGCCTCCCAACCCAGTGCCGATTCGACCGCCGATACCGGGCAGTCCGCCAAGACGCCCGCAGATGCCCGTTCGGTACCACCAATGGAGCTAGCCCCCAATTTGGCCAAAAAAGAATTTGTTGGGTTAGATTTGAACACCCTAAGTACGGTCAATCCCAACCCACAAACGGTGCCAGTGCCCTCGGCTAGCAACCAAACAGCTTCCCCAAACAACCAAACCTCTGCCGCACCCACTGCCACCAGCAATCCCCTTCCTCCCAAAGATGGCGACAATCGTTTGGGCAATTTGCCTTCCGCGTTGATGGGAGACCCGACCGCCGAATCGGAACAACCAGCCAATGCCGCCTCGCCAACCGAAGCAGAGGCCAGCGAAGCTACCCCCGATTCCCAAACACCATCCAATCCAACTGGGAATACTGCCTCTTTTGCAGGAGAAGTGACGGTTTCCGGGGGGGATGGCTATTTTTATGTGGTGATGCCTTACGACGGTCCGTCGAGTGTGGAACGTGCCCGAGAAGCGATCGCCGATGCCTATGTGCGAGAATTCCCTATAGGCAAAACCATTCAGCTTGGTGCCTTCGATGACATTGCCACTGCCAAGGAGATGGTACAACGGCTAAGCCAACAGGGAATACAAACCCAGGTTTACCAGCCTTAACAATCGGCATGGGGCAAATAGTTCAGCGGTGGTTAGGTAAAGAAAAGAACGGGAGGTTTTTATGGAATTGCTCGCACGGATTATGCGGCTTATCCGCGCCAATATTAACAGTTTGATTGGCAGGGCAGAAGACCCGGAGAAAATTTTGGAACAGGCGGTGGCGGATATGCAAGAGGAGTTGGTGCAAATGCGCCAAGCGGTTGCCCAAGCGATCGCGACGCAAAAACGCACCGAACGCCAAGCTTCCCAGGCAGAATCCAACGCCTCGGAATGGCAGCGTCGCGCCCAACTAGCTTTGAACAAGGGAGATGAAAGTTTGGCGCGGGAAGCCCTGGTACGGAAAAAATCCTATCAGGAAACAGCTACCGGTTTGCGCAACCAACTCAACCACCAAAACCAAGTGGTGGAAGACTTAAAGAAAAAACTACGGACCCTGGAAAATAAAATTTCCGAAGCCAAAACCAAAAAAGATATGTATATTGCCCGCGCTCGTTCTGCAAAAGCCTCCGAACAGCTCAATCAAATGCTCAATCGCAATCAAACCGGCAGTGCTTTGGAAGCGTTCGAGCGTATGGAAGAGCAAGTTATGGAGTTGGAAGCGCGTTCGGAAGCCATTGAGGAAATGGGCGGCGACCAGCTCGAAAAACAGTTCTCCGCGCTAGAATCGAGCGATGTGGATGACGAACTGGCAGCCATGAAAGCCCAAATGAGCGGTAATTCCCCACAGCAGCTTTCGGGAAGTTCCCAGGGCAGCGACGACAAAGATATCGAAGCCGAGTTGAAACAAATGCGGACTTCGTCCGAGGAAAAAGAAAAGGAAGGCTAGTTTCGTACTTGCATGGCAAGATGGGGATAGGTGCTACAAAGAATAGGGTTGGTGGTCGTTCGTGGGAAGGCAACCAACAACACCGCTTCTTGACAAAAATTCACAAAACAAGTGGGATGTCTATTTCAGGGATAGACGGCAATCGAGAAGTGGGTCAGCGTGTCTTTCCAGGGACGATTCACTTTAGGAAACACCAGAAGCTAGAAAAATTTGGCATATTTTTAAGCAGAGTTCAGTCAAGTTTCTGCCTACTTGCTCCTGTTAAACTGGTAAATATCGAGAGGACAAATTCTTATGGGATTATTCGATCGCATCAGCCGCGTGGTTCGCTCTAACCTCAACGACATGGTGAGCAAAGCCGAGGATCCGGAAAAGATCCTCGAACAGTCCATTAACGACATGCAGGAAGACCTGGTGCAAATGCGCCAGGCCGTTGCCAAAGCGATCGCGGCGCAAAAGCGTACCGAACAACAGTACAATCAAAACCAATCTCAAGCCAACCAATGGCAACAACGGGCACAATTGGCTGTCCAAAAAGGGGATGAAGACCTAGCCAGGCAAGCGCTAACCCGCAAGAAAGGTTTTGCTGATACGGCCGCGCAAATGAAACAGCAGCTCGACCAGCAAAACCAGCAGGTACAGCAGCTCAAACGCCAGCTGACCCAACTGGAAAGCAAAATCTCCGAAGCCAAAACCAAGAAAGACATGCTGAAGTCGCGCGCTACCGCGGCCAAAGCCAACGAACAGCTCTCGCAAGCTACCAGTTCCATGAATTCCGGCAGCGCCATGGCAGCTTTCGAGCGCATGGAAGAGAAAGTCATGGAACAGGAAGCTCGTTCCCAAGCCAGCGCCGAACTGGGTCAAGCCGACCTAGAACAACAGTTTTCGCAGCTGGAGTCCGGTAGCGACGTTGATGACGAGCTGTCGATGATGAAAGCCCAAATGACGGGCAGCCAATCCGCTGGCGAACTTCCTGAAGGTGAAGAACAACAAAGCTCCCAGCAGCAATCCCAGCAAAAATCCAAACCAGACGATAGCGTCGTAGATTCCGAACTGGAAGAACTACGCCGCCAACTAGATAACCAATAAAATTCTACGTTTGATAGGGTGCGTTTGCTTTGGCTGTAGCGCACCCTACTTTTTTTTACCAGCAGCGATCGCGACTGGATAGCAATTTACATTTGATATGAACGGAGCTTTATCCTGAAATGGAAGAAACTGTAGGGGAAGCCGTTCGCCCCTACAACAACGCATTTCATACAATCCAAATAAAAACACTGGCCCAATCTAGAAATCGCCACCTACATTTGCGGAATTTGTTGAATTTCCTGTCTGATACTTTCTGCCGAATCGCCGGAAAAAATTAACATTTTGGCGAATTGAGAGCCAAAAACATGAATATCGTCGCCTTTCTCTTGGATAAACAGTCCTGAACTCAACGCAAGTCTTTTTTCTCCTTTCCAATTCACCAACACTTTCCTAATTTTATGGGAAGATACAGCCAGGCGAATTGCTTTTTTAACCAGAAGGAAGTCTTTTTCTGACGAGTCGTAAGAACTTTTTTCTGATGGTCGGGCTTCGGTAGCTTGACTCTGCTGGGAAGTTGGGTATTTTTCTGCGGGAACTTGTTTTTTCATCTGATAGACTTCGTTTTCCACTTCGAGGGCACGAAATTGATCCTCTAGTTGGGCTAAGCCAGCAACTACTGTGGTAGCGCGAAGTTGGTGGTCCTCGTCGATTTCTACAGTTTCTTTCATTTCTTCTAACTCGCACTGACATTCGTAGCTTTTCCAAGCCTCTTCGTACCAATCGATTAAAGGTTGACCGTATTCCCTACCACACAACCGATCCAAAAGTAAGACAGCGCCCACGATAGGGGCAGCACCCATTACAAACATGCCCAATTTCATGTTCCCAAAACCAACCCAAGCGGCGGTAGCCTTGGCATGGGCGGAACCGTGGAGTGAGGCGATCGCTTTTCCTGTTTTGGCAATGCCGAAATTATTGGCAGCCGCATGGGCTGCTGAATTGCTGAAAACCAGACCCGTTCCCACAATTGATTGTTTGTCCGTGGTTTATCTCCATATTTCGTTATCAAAAATAATTTTATACGAGCGAAATCGCCCAACTTTTTTTATTGGTATATCTAAATCTTACGATCTTTTCCTGGCAAAAGCAACACAACCCAGAAAATATCGCCAGCCAGTGCCGAATTCGGTCTGAGGCACTCAAGCCACTGGCAAATCTTCCCCTCCCCCTGCCAACAAAACAATGGTGTTGTAGACTCGGAATTAGAACAGTTGCGCCGCCAGCCAGACAACCCATACAAAATCCCGTGGTAGCAACAGAACATCCATTTTGTGGAAAAAAACTATATGCTTGACAACCGCGTCGATACATCAATTCGAGAACATTTACAAAGCGCGATCGCCAAAGCCTCATCGCGCGTTGATTATTTAGAAATCCGTTTGGAAAAAAGCGAATCCAGCCTGGTTTCCTTTCGTGGGAAACGCCTCGATGCCGTCGATCGCAGTTTCTCTCTAGCTGGAGGCATTCGCGCCTGCCATCGCGGTGGTTGGAGTTTCGTTACCTTCAACGGCTTGACGGAACTGGAAGGTCGCCTTGACGAAGCCATTTCCCAAGCCTACTTGGTTGCCGGCGACAGTACGTATCTCGCCGATGTACCCCCCATGGAAGACTACGTTTCCCTGGAACTGCAACGCGACCCCAGAGGAATTTCCCTCGCCGAAAAACGGGATTTGGTGGAACGCTACAACCAACAACTGCTAGACTACGACCCCCGCATTCAAACTACCATCGCCAGCTATCGCGATCGCTTCCGTACCGTATATTTTGTCAACTCCAACGGTAGCAATATCGTCCAAGAACGCATGGACATTTCCGGGCGGTTTGGCGCGATCGCGCGGGGTGAAGAAGGTGTGGTTCGTCAGGGCGTAGAAACCATTCAATCCCGTTCCGATTATAACGCCCTGGTCAATGCCGACGAACGGGTTTTGGGAGCTGCCAAACGCGCCATTACCCAACTAG
This Geitlerinema sp. PCC 9228 DNA region includes the following protein-coding sequences:
- a CDS encoding DUF309 domain-containing protein, with product MNSESSLPAAFWQGVAEFNQGEYYACHDTLEELWMEATEPNKTFYQGILQLSVSLYHLHNENLRGAAILLGESIKRLQNYEPNYEGVEVDRLLEESAEMLSFLQHTDPETIFQHPENWQLPRIATQ
- a CDS encoding PspA/IM30 family protein is translated as MELLARIMRLIRANINSLIGRAEDPEKILEQAVADMQEELVQMRQAVAQAIATQKRTERQASQAESNASEWQRRAQLALNKGDESLAREALVRKKSYQETATGLRNQLNHQNQVVEDLKKKLRTLENKISEAKTKKDMYIARARSAKASEQLNQMLNRNQTGSALEAFERMEEQVMELEARSEAIEEMGGDQLEKQFSALESSDVDDELAAMKAQMSGNSPQQLSGSSQGSDDKDIEAELKQMRTSSEEKEKEG
- a CDS encoding PspA/IM30 family protein — protein: MGLFDRISRVVRSNLNDMVSKAEDPEKILEQSINDMQEDLVQMRQAVAKAIAAQKRTEQQYNQNQSQANQWQQRAQLAVQKGDEDLARQALTRKKGFADTAAQMKQQLDQQNQQVQQLKRQLTQLESKISEAKTKKDMLKSRATAAKANEQLSQATSSMNSGSAMAAFERMEEKVMEQEARSQASAELGQADLEQQFSQLESGSDVDDELSMMKAQMTGSQSAGELPEGEEQQSSQQQSQQKSKPDDSVVDSELEELRRQLDNQ